atGTATATGTCAACTATTTTAATTCGGAGTTTGATAAAAACACgtagttattaatttaatttaacaaatgTAACGATGGAactgattaaaattaataagcGTTGCTCCATGATGCTGATTTGATGCAATCACGGGATGCCATAAAAATGCCCGTTAcgtcattattacaaataaaaccGTAGGGCAAGTTACCCTCGCACTTAGACGGTTTTCTTATCGATTGAATTATAAAACGTCTGTGGAAATTTAGAATGTCGTAAGGCACAAACCGACGTTTACGGTAGACTATTACGAAATGTAAGAAATCTATCATAAGTAAAGTTTTGGCTGGCTTTATGGTAATCGGATAACATAAATGTTACGTTTATATGAAAATAACAATTGTGAACCTAGTTGGTTGTGTTTATGtttgaagttaataaattaccaGAGATTTAAATATCTGGAAACCTGCctatacaaatttatttcttaGGTCAATTATAATGTGATTAATTGATTATAACCACTTTGTGACATCATATGTATTTGGTTACGATTATAATTATTGCTTTAATATTACATAATCTTTATACGTATGGCATTTTttgcgaatttttttttatgcataacaaggcaggtatttgaccacaatcgcacctgatgttaagtgaaatgtttttatttatttttctttcattaGATTTTACTTGGCTTCGTTTATTTACACGTCTGTGTGTTGGCAAACACCTTATAATAATTTAGAATGTCGAAATATTTTGTCAGTCgtagtaccaggcctggctcactccgcgcggtacatccgataattacctacagcgaagcgccccgccggcgggtattatatcagtcgagtgtcacgcgcgcgcccgtcaggacgctggcgtgcgttgtagtatgattataattctatgatcgaagtattatttaaaaatggacataaagagaaagaaatattgtgcggcgttcgggtgtttaaattcgaaaagaaatctaccggatttatcttttttttcgcttcccaaagatgctgaaaggtatgttggccatgtaggtaatcaataattcttaggatagtataggaacctaacctaccatgactactgctcagaatgcgttcgttcgtttcagccaaatgacgtccactgctggacaaaggcctctcccaaggttttccataatgaatgcgtacttacatacatacgtgtcatgaggtacgtacctcatgacatataagtagattaattatttttttcactagacagcaaccctaacagcgtaagaagagttcagaggcacgcgatagaaagagacaaaacttgtaggtgaataaaattgtaggtacgtagtgctgtgcgagctgaattccactgtatcgcgtcgcagcaagactcgcatttatttaaatcgtcttgcggagtaatccttctgtacctgtactattacttattctgtggtagtacttaaCAACTTCTACATTTTATGGATTCTGAAGGGGAATGCTTTGTTTCAGTGTTCGTTTTCGCATGTGTGTGATGTACATTCAGATATTCCAAAATTGTTCAAGAGTCGAGATgtgtgttttgtattttttttccatttcaGACTAATTGGGGTGTAACTATGGTTCAATTGATCGCATTGCTATATAAAGATCAACATGTGGTTACGTTACATAAACTTCTTAATATGTGGCTCGAGGCGTCTCTATCCGAAAGTTCAGAGGATAATGAGAGTAACACTTCTCCTCCAGATAGAGGTTGGTTCTAGTTGTAGCTCAGTAACCGAATACGTTCTTCTTTTTGTTCAACCAAAAGGCTTATTAAAAATGATGAGAAATACAATAAATTACTCCATTTTAGACAAAATCGTTTTATAATtaacctttttatttatttattctccgATCTCATTTAAGGTAGACTTACATTTTCGGCTAATGATATTTTTGAAATAGGTACATTAAAAAAATGTCAGTCGACAGCACTTCAATCTACGATGCCACAGTGCTTAGCTTGACGTCCTGTTGTCTGtggcaatttttttagtaatatttTTGTCTAACGCCCTAGGCAGTGAAGATTCATCACCGATGTTGACGTCAGATCCTACATCCGACTCTTCCGATACCGGCGGAAGTGGAAAAAGCAATGATGAGCCAAATGGAAATTCTGGTAGCGATGATTGGAATGGCTCTTCAGTGACGAACAACAACAACAATGAAAACGCAAACGAGCCATTTAAACCACCTAACTCTAAACAGCACAATGCaaactcttttaaaaaaaataaccgtGAAAAATCTGTTAATAATAACCCTGAGGTGTGTGTGACTCTATTAATTTAAATGAATACCGTTCTTTTATTCATACAATCCTGGAGgttttgatgtaatttttttacagaatgaAGCCATGAATTGTGATTCCGGTAATCAATCTGAACAGAACAAAAGCAGTGATCAAGGGTCTTCTTGtaacaaagaaaagaaaaccATTATATCTGAAAATTCTGATTGTGGATATGGAACACAGATAGAGAACCAAGAGTCTATTTCAACATCCAGTAATGAAGACGAGTTGCCAACCAAGAAACCCGTTCATCAGAAGCCCCATAACTCAAAGCAAAGAATAAACAATAAGGGGCGAACTGGAATAACGTTACAAGAACGAAAGAGAAAGAAAATAGTAAAAAGAGGAAAGGCAAACGTGTAAGTTACcacctaaaaataattaaaacctaacataataataatatgcactAAATCGAGCATATTCTTATGCGtgtattttctttttcagtatGAATGTGCAAGGCCTGTTGCATAAGACTCCAACTGATGACGATATATCTAACATATTGAAAGAATTTACTGTAGATTTCCTTTTGAAGGGATATAATTCCTTGGTTCAGACTCTCCACACTCAAATTCTTACAAACTTGCAGTTGGAAATCGATACTTCGCATTTTTTCTGGCTTGTGACGTATTTTCTTAAATTTGCGACTCAAATTGAGTTGGACTTGGAACACGTTTGCTCTGTGCTTTCGTTTGATATAGTGACGTATTTGACTGCGGAAGGCGTTAATCTGTGTGAGCAGTTTGAACTGGCTATCAAATTGGACGGGAATGATCTGAAGCCTAGCATACGGAGATTGCACTTGGTAAATTAAGTGATTGTTTACCTATGTCAAGTGTTCGATTACATAACAAACCACGTGTTTGCGATCACGTTTTATGTGTCTGACGTATATCAACGTGCGTTGTAGTGGCCTGTGTCCTGTTCTTGCTTGCAATGCCATTATTATTTTGCAGTGTTACGCATTGTCGTATGTTGATTGGCGTTAATTATGTTGGAAAAAATATACAAGGTGTCAAGCAGTGAATAGGAAATGGAGCaacttcatagattttttttcagtgTTCAAATTATAATTAACGATTTTAATGCTTGTTTCGAAGCTCAGTTCATAGAactttaatatacctacttacttaattattttacctAAGTACAGTTGATAGCACATCAGAATGCTTTTTCAAAATAGCGTCTATTTCAACTTTACAAGATGTCACAGTTTCAAAAATCGTAGGCTTTCACGAAGGTGATAATAAGGCTAGAGGTGTTCTATTGCCGAATCACCACTTGGACACTGCTTTTCGAAACACCCTATTACGAGTATTTCAAGCGGGAAAGGCTCGAATGCTGCTCTTAGCACTTAAATCCTTACATTAAATGTTTCTATCGAGTACACACATATTATGTGTAATAATTTGGTGCACTGACTTGTCTAATTTATATTAGGCCAATTTTTTACCGTATTCTTAAGATGATATGTTTAATAGGTTGTAACTGCTATCCGGGAGTTTGTACAAGCCATTGAAGTATACAAGAAGTTCACACACATGTGTAAGGATGATCAAGATGCTCTTATTCAATTGCAAATTAAAATGTGTGAAACTGAAGAGCTTCGTTCTTTATTGGTTCTACTACTACGACATTATAATCCCAAGTATCATACAAAACAATACCTACAGGTAATATTCATTTCATAATACCTTTGTAAATTGActtatttttcttattataatatttctttGTATCTTTTCAGGACATCGTGGTAACAAATCATATCttattaacatttatagataatgTTATGAAGTTGCCAGAGTACAATGGATCCACTAACATGCCCGATCATATTAAACAGTAAGtttcttaattattaaaaattaatgttgcTGGCTGTTTTCTTCAATAACTTGCTAACGTTTATACAAATAATGAGGATAAAAGTGTGTTGTGGGCATTAAAATCAgccaataaaatattcaaaaattgaATCTCATAATTCAAAAAACATTTCGCGCATATTTGGTACGAAACGTGCTTCTTATAATTCTAACAAATTTAAATTCTGTTCAGGGCCAAACTGTGTAAATCCTGAGAGTCTGTTCAAATCGTCATTCCACTCCGATATTAGGTGACGGTTCTCGACCATCTCTCAGGTCGGGCTCAAaacattgatttttatttatttttcaaatagattTGCCACCACAGAAGTAATGCATCAATATGGTTTGCTGCTAGAAGATTACACAGCTAATGGTGAATTTGTGAATGATTGCATTTTCACAATAATGCACCATGTCGGCGGAGAACTAGAAAGTCTAATTACTCTTTTTCAACCAAAGATATTAAAAACGTTTACCTCTATCTGGAAATCAGAATTTGAAATATGTGATGTAAGTAAAAAACAACACAGCCTTACTTATGCTTATTTAAATAAGGCAGCCGTGTAATTGCGTATATTGTAGCACTTTTTAACTGGCGTAATGCGTCAGCGCATATTGATATGCGTTAACATCAGAGTTTCAATGTATCCACTTGTTAGTTGTAGATATTGTCAATGTGGTGAATTATTCATGTGTTATATTGTGTTGCGATTTATGGAAAGGACCCGACAATCGAGAAAACGATCGCAACAAAGTCAGTGATAGCTTTATACTTAACATTCATTGTAGACTAGCTTCTCAGTTAACTACACTGATGTTAAGGAAATTTAGAATAtctagttaataataaactgCTGAACCGTCAAACCGTCCTTTACACCCTGTTTAATGCTATATTAAATCCAGTGTTGATATCAGCACAAGTTTTGCTTAATTGGTTTCAATGGTCAGactatgtaggtacatacaaaCTTGTAGGATTCTTTTTCATTATTAAACTTTGAAAACCATGTGATAAATATtcttttaatacattttagGACTGGTCTGATCTCATAGAGTACATTATAAATACGTTCTTGAAGAAACCTCATACGTTACAAAGTGTTTCCAATTTCCGCTTGGATACGGAGAACTTTGACGATGACAAAATTTTTGTAAAGCCTCTGGCGCCTACAAACGCCAACAAAAATGAAACCACCGAAGCTGATGCTAAGAAGAAAACGAACGGTGGGAATAATGATTCGTCGAAAGACAGGTGGGTTGACTTATGCTTATATTCagtctttattttttatagctactagcggccgcccgcgacttcgtacgcgtggatcccgttttacccccttttcccgagttttctttgctataaacctcacggagcccgagacctttccaacgaatgcaaaaccgtggaaatcggttcgtgcgttctggagttatagcgtcagggaggaaaacccgacttatttttatatagtagatagaTAGTAATTTTGAGGtcagaaataaataattcttaGTTAATATGATttcttttcaattaaaattcgAAAACTTATCTTAAAACGTGAATAGACTTATAAAATTACGAGTTCTTAAATTACTTAgtctgaaattaaattatataacTGAATATATCCGAAAACACTCGTTAATTGTAACTTTAGTTCATGCAGACATGCTTTTTTTAGTTTTAGCAGTTAAAagatatttaatatttcataattatttatttcagatgGACTGATGATGAGTTGTCATCTTTGAATTGGAATTATATGCAATGCAGTGCATTCTCCGATGCTATCGGAGAGCTTGTCAAGATGTTCAAAGAAGATGGAGTAGTCAAGACGAGAGAATCCATTATCAAAGAATTGTTAAAGCAGAACTTGATAGACAAAGAAGAATTTGACAAACTTACTAAAGGAGaaaatgaaagaagtgctaaaacGTTACAAATGAACAAAGAATTAAGAGAAGATGAAATAACTAAACTTTGTGAACAGCTGACACAAGAAGGAAATCTAAAATTCCTAGAATGGGTCCAGAAAGTCTTACTGGAGACTTGTTTCGCTAAGATTTATGTTGAGAAAAGGTCAAAGATATGCCGAAAAGATAATACTACGAAAATGGATTTCATATTGCAGACtattaagaaaaagtttgacgATTTGCCTGTTATATCTCCTGTTTCATATCATTCATTGTGTAAGTACGGACTTCATGAATTGCATTCCTTGTGTTTCTAGAACACAATTTTTGTGGATAGagtctaaaaatatttatttttttcagtgcTCAATCAGTCTGTGCCACTAGTTCCGTGGAATTGTGAGCAAGCATCGATTTCTAAAGATCTGAAGTTTTTACAGTTGCTGCATAAGCTTGGTTTTAACATGCCCGTCGATTCCGGGAAGGTTTTTATTCGTATACCTCATTTCTGGTCTGCTGATATTCTGTATGAGATTGCgagtaaaattttgtatgtcGACCAAAGtaagttttataattattatttataataacactagctgacccggcgaacttcgtaccgccttagcgtagagattttctttatatttttttccgtaaaaactaCAAGGTTtttacagagtattagaaacctaaaaaaaaaaaatcagccaaatcggtcaagccgttttcatgttatgtcgtgacaacggaaaacgggtttcatttttatatatatagattccTTTGTTTTATCCTagtatgtaataaaaaataaaattcggTCAAGTAAACAGTGCTACTACTAAGAACGATTTTTGAAACCCTTTATTGATTTCGATTCGATTGTAGTTTATACGatgaaattaaatatatttatttgtttattaaattgttattttgttaTTCTTGCAGGTAAATTAAAGTTTTCAATCAATGATATAGCAAATAGCAGTGACGTGCAAAAGTTGCAGCCAAACAGTCAAATGATGATGGCTAAAGAACTCACGAAAGATGTCACCATGATTGTAACAAGCGAAAGCGTCTACCAGatacacaaacaaaaacaatttgcTGCCATGGTTAATTTCACTCCAATGTAAGTATGCAATTTTTAAGTACAAACTAGCTATAAGTTGTGATAGGTGACAACACATgattttttgcaacaaaaaatcaTGTGTTGTCGTCTATCTATAGATACTATTtcgtactaaaaatattatacttattgttttattacttgTTCCAGGCCCGGTTCGTCCTTCAACACGGAAGCAAACGATAATATGAACAAATCAAATTGGTTTGAACTTGTACAAAAGTCACAAGAgtacaaattaaatttaaaccTTGACGAGtgagtttttttatattttatttcggTATCTTATAAAATACGTCACAAAAGGAAAATAATATGGACTAGTCAAAATGGCACTTTTAGAATTAATCTTCATCAGCCTTGAAAGCTGACATCACTAATTCACTACATATTGTAAAGATGTGATTATTGAGAACTCTGCTATTATACCCGCGCATGATAAGGTTaattaaggatgggtagcttagagTCATTCATTGGACGATATTCTATTTGCTTGGAGACCGGACTTtacaaaaatcatcatcatcatctcagccataggacgtccactgctgaacataggcctcccccaatgctttccatgctgcccggttggtatcgccctgcgtccagcgtcttcctgctacctttatgatgtcgtcggtccaccttgtgggtctcaccctgcgttttccggtacgcggccatccgctccagaaccttgctgccccatcggccgtcagttctgcgtactatgtgccctgcccattgccactttaggttgctaatccgtcgggctatgtcagcgactttagttcgtttactgatctcctcatttctgattcgatctcttaaagaaacaccgagcatagtcttctccatagcacgctgtgcaactatagtgagaggccacgtttctgaACCATAACGCCCAGAACAGACGGAACttgaaactttcaaactggtcgcgtcatgtgtggtctctcaacggacgctatggcagaaacttagatgtaACTCAAAAGTAagtagcagttgcagtttcgttgcagttgcgtttcaccgtctgttctgggcctaagtcatAACATTTACAAAAATACTTACACTTAATAACATGTTTCATTTGGTCGTTCCAGGAGCATACTGAAGGACGCGGACGAAGGCGGCTCGGACGTGGTGATGGCGgaggcggcggcgccggcgcccgcgcccgctcTGCTGGCGCCCGCGCTGCCGCTGCCGTCGCCCGCGCTGCCCGCCGCGCTGGCCGTCAAGCAGGACTTCGCCGCGAGCGTGGCAGACACCGAGTTCTATAACAACAGGTAAAGATCAAATAAGACGCGTCCCACCATAGGCTagattctaaaaaaaaatttatatctaaaaaatatgggacacgtatttttttaattgtcgatcaaacaaataattacaaagttatggtgcgttgaagttccgcgcgacgtcacaaagtgctgcacttttttgCCGTCACGCTTATACgttcattgacgtcacgggcctattcttttgaactttggcgcgctttctCTTTAAaactttcattagtttgaaaaagtgaaaaatacgtgtcgagtattttttgataagttaaccgagttaactgacggactaattaaaactagtttttttaCCCAAATACACCCCTATTCTTCCGTTAATGTTTAGAGTGTCGGTACACggtaaattatccatgagtgcacacgcacactacctACATGACTTGTGACATAACGCTCGgtttgctcggatcaaactcctcgcaccccgcgcttccctcgaccaaaatgTAATGTATAATTTAAGAATAGCTCGTCTTACGTCTCGTGGCCTGTTTTCTTGAAGAAAAACTTTACAGATAcaattttaagatatttttatacTCTCGTTAATAATTTTAGGATTTACTTACTAGGTACTTAGGATAGGATGATAGGACTGAGAGTTCATTGCAGTTAGTATCATAAGTTTTCGTCTTAGATAAATGCTAATGTGTGTTTAATATAATCTATTCCTTTATTTCAGCGTGTGTGAGACGGCTTCAGTGGCCTCTGACCTAACCAGAATGTACGTGTCAGATGAAGACGAAAAGCCAGAAGTGTTGATACGCCCGATCATAAATGTGAAGCCTAAACCTGCAGACGACTCCAGCGACACAGAAATCAGGAGTCCCGGTAAACGGCCACGAATTAAATATTCACCACCATTATAAATGTGCGTGCCACTTTAGAATATACTAAAACAATATAAACAATGGCTACGTATTacgtaatatattttataataaaaatcgatGTAagtatgtgtttaaagtaagcaTTTTATACCAACTCGTTTAGTTGAGATCTTATCGCTGAGGTCCTGTCACTTACACAAATTATACTAAGGCGCAAAATTAGTATGATTTATGttgaatcaaaaaataaaatgtaatgtataAAGTACTGGATAACCTGAACCAGAGTTGAATTTTGTATTCAAAGTATTTTCCAAGCATAAAAAACTTTCATAATGAGGATCTTATTATAAAGCAAGAATATAGCTTAGCCAGAAAAACTAATATCATCAGACAATATTAATACAGGGTACCCAGTGATagatacattaattaattattaaaatatggtCAAGAATAAATGATATTTTCTTATACAGGCTGTATGGCCATCGCAATTATTATGATAGGAGGAGGACTATTCATGTTAATATATTTTTGATAAGACTCGATATTTTATCGATCGAATTACCACGTCGCGTGACGGTTGAAATATGGTCAATACATAGAGCGTTAGGGAAAATCGCCGACTTGATCTCATTTATATCCATAGTTTCTGAGGTAATAATCTAATAATAACTAGAACAAGCCATAAAACAAATACAAtgaattatatttataaaagaaagaCGTCGCTCAATATTCTCTATACAACGCACGTTTTTTATTACCACAACTATAATTTTTAGTCTTTTATAAACCCGTAGCGTGTAAAGTCTTCATAATTTATGCTTCATATCATCAGTATTTTAATctattatacttaaaaaatatgaacttACTATTTTCTTGATTAGAAATCAATTATGGCCTAATTATGCCTTGGTTTcacattttcataaaatgaCCTGCGAATTAATGTTCTTTTCCTTTAAAATTTATGTAACTTGATATTTTGTGATATCCATAAGCAACGAAACGACGAGAGATAAGCACTGTGAAGAGTGCTGCTggcttaatattattaattgtatttttttctgattaatGCAATAAAATTCCATTTTCATATTTGATTTTAAGGTTATTTATAACTGGATTGTTTCTTTAAACTTCTCACGAAGTACATACCCACCGTCGTTATAATATGTCTCGGCAAAGACcataaaaaattacctatcgcaGGCGAAAGGTAGATATAGTGATTGCTTGAATAGTTCCCATATTATATAAGTTAGGTTTAATGCAtaaaattaagtacctatataAGTCTTAAGTTTCaaaattatacaatttattttaaatgttacatttttatgtgttttttttatattattcgtttattgtactgctgttattaattttattccaaTTTAAATCAGCTCCATACTCTGTAATGATAAAAACAACAAAAGTTCTGCAAAAAGCAAAAAAGgaaacctaaaagtaacctatGAAAGTAATAGataaaaactacaaaatttATAGTGTGGAAGTGGTGCACTTCGTTTTTAAATGTCTCTTGAGAATATCTTTTATTAGTTGTATTTGAAATAAGTAAATGTTTATTTGGAGTATCTAGTTAAGGTGTgataatcaaaaaaatataattatgtgtaTGTTGgaaataaatagattttataaacaatcttttattaataaattaccattACTTACATACAAAATTAACAATATTACATAAGTACACATCTAGTAACAAAAAAGCAATTGGGTATcggtttttgtttcataaagttTTGGTAACTTAAATTCAGTCTAACATGCATTATAAGTTAGACTCAGGTACACAGAGGACAACGGATCTACAGATTTTACTCAGTGGTAGTTATAACTGTTGGAACTGCCTGAATCACCGCTAGGCTGATGTTTATTAAAGTATTCCTTTATGGCTTGATCATAACTCTTTGATTCATCAGAGTCATTCCCGAGATTGCTGTCTGAATTGCCAGAATGTCCGTAGTAACTGCTGGCTGGCGAATCATAATGACTTATCGGTGAGCCTCCGTAAGAATCTTCGCCATAATTTTGGCCCTGTCTTGAGTGTGCCCCTTCGAAGGAATGTCCTTCAGGCGCATAAGAGTTTTCTCCGTTCGACCACGAATCTTCCTGGACCTGGTAAGCTTTGCCTTCATCGCCACCTTCGTGCTGGTGTCCAGATTTGGGTGAAACGATATGAGGTACCTTAATTATCTGTGGGACCGGCACGGGGTAAGGTTTGGCCACGTGAACAGGATAAGGCACCTTTTCTCGTACCTTCACGGGATATGGCACTGGTACTTTAACAGCAATGGTTTTCGTGATTTTGATCACCTTCACGGGTGTTTCAGGTATCTCTACATGTTGTCCAAGGTCTTGCAGTTCGGTATCGTAGCCTTCTACAGGAATGATGTGGGACTGGTGGTGCGATGCTACGCAGTAATATGTGCagcatagtaatattattaatttctgtaaaaaaaaaacgatgttatgtaagtacatacctaacatattaataacataacaattaataggtattacattattttgcaTGAATTCATGAAATAGGTACTGAAATTGTAGGTATATACAGAGGGTGTGGGAAAAACACGAGGAAATATCCTAAAATGATAATGTATGAGTTGAGATCAATTGACAATTTAATagttaacaataaaactgtgacacaaattaatattgttatgtaaAATGTAGCGCAACACACTGACGTAAGAAATCTTTTTCTGCAagctagaaagaaaaaaagCACGATTCCGGTATTATAAAACTTAATGTACGCTGCGCTGATGTTACATAAGTATTGGTCGTTCTAGTTACCTCGAAGTCtccaacaaaacaaaaaaatgttaaaagctAGAGCAATGTTTTACTAACCGGAACTTCCATTGTGTCGTGGGTGAGCGTACGTCCACGGCGCCTTATAGAAATGTTCGAGTGACAAGTGTAAGTATTGAGAGCCTTTTATATGGCGCATTCTCTTCAGGCGAGAGACTGGCTGCCGCACACTGGCCAATTACTTTCCTCTGCAGTCACTTGCGACCTGACAGCGGCGGGGATTGCACTCAAGTTGTTTACTTCCGGCGCCTccagcagtaaccaaacatatTTTAGGCTTTCAAGatttaatacctacttacctatctaATTAAACAGTAACTTATGCTTGTATAAACTATAAACATTCATTACATTGCCCGCCTCGATAAAAACAAGCTTGAATAGTACTTGCTAAGTAATTTAAATGTTATTACATATACAAATTATGATAAATAGGCCTACTTTATTTAGGTACCTATAAGAAAAAGTCCTTCAATTAGTACAAGAAAGAATTTAATTAGTTTAGCTTAATTATCGTCGCGCATTGCCCGCGACGATAATTAAGCTAAGGTGGTAAGTATTCTTTGTTTTTAGAAATATGCAATTTACAGCTTTAACATCCTGATTTCGTAAGAATCTGTTTTCTTCAGTTAGCGTCTGGGTTTCCCGGTTTCTAGGTGGgattgtctggaagagatcgcttcctagcgataagaccgcctgaTGGTGCCGTTTCGATCTA
This genomic interval from Ostrinia nubilalis chromosome 3, ilOstNubi1.1, whole genome shotgun sequence contains the following:
- the LOC135087922 gene encoding protein timeless yields the protein MEWVLRSPQIHSTFGSLGYAQADGYHVNENCNAALETILHNILTEDKYLRTYRRSISFGQNIKKDLIPLLIYAKEDKTIELLTQVLVNLTIPIECLLSVDMISRTDFGRLTVFEINNLLVTTKVAFTDHRATKVIIDFLKKNMDVDQKARLTPEQCTNISNSLLLLRNILHIPEENSGQSPNYNGPSRTIQNQIIWNIFSQGIDKILIKLMIIPDATNWGVTMVQLIALLYKDQHVVTLHKLLNMWLEASLSESSEDNESNTSPPDRGSEDSSPMLTSDPTSDSSDTGGSGKSNDEPNGNSGSDDWNGSSVTNNNNNENANEPFKPPNSKQHNANSFKKNNREKSVNNNPENEAMNCDSGNQSEQNKSSDQGSSCNKEKKTIISENSDCGYGTQIENQESISTSSNEDELPTKKPVHQKPHNSKQRINNKGRTGITLQERKRKKIVKRGKANVMNVQGLLHKTPTDDDISNILKEFTVDFLLKGYNSLVQTLHTQILTNLQLEIDTSHFFWLVTYFLKFATQIELDLEHVCSVLSFDIVTYLTAEGVNLCEQFELAIKLDGNDLKPSIRRLHLVVTAIREFVQAIEVYKKFTHMCKDDQDALIQLQIKMCETEELRSLLVLLLRHYNPKYHTKQYLQDIVVTNHILLTFIDNVMKLPEYNGSTNMPDHIKQFATTEVMHQYGLLLEDYTANGEFVNDCIFTIMHHVGGELESLITLFQPKILKTFTSIWKSEFEICDDWSDLIEYIINTFLKKPHTLQSVSNFRLDTENFDDDKIFVKPLAPTNANKNETTEADAKKKTNGGNNDSSKDRWTDDELSSLNWNYMQCSAFSDAIGELVKMFKEDGVVKTRESIIKELLKQNLIDKEEFDKLTKGENERSAKTLQMNKELREDEITKLCEQLTQEGNLKFLEWVQKVLLETCFAKIYVEKRSKICRKDNTTKMDFILQTIKKKFDDLPVISPVSYHSLLLNQSVPLVPWNCEQASISKDLKFLQLLHKLGFNMPVDSGKVFIRIPHFWSADILYEIASKILYVDQSKLKFSINDIANSSDVQKLQPNSQMMMAKELTKDVTMIVTSESVYQIHKQKQFAAMVNFTPMPGSSFNTEANDNMNKSNWFELVQKSQEYKLNLNLDESILKDADEGGSDVVMAEAAAPAPAPALLAPALPLPSPALPAALAVKQDFAASVADTEFYNNSVCETASVASDLTRMYVSDEDEKPEVLIRPIINVKPKPADDSSDTEIRSPGKRPRIKYSPPL
- the LOC135087923 gene encoding uncharacterized protein LOC135087923 — translated: MEVPKLIILLCCTYYCVASHHQSHIIPVEGYDTELQDLGQHVEIPETPVKVIKITKTIAVKVPVPYPVKVREKVPYPVHVAKPYPVPVPQIIKVPHIVSPKSGHQHEGGDEGKAYQVQEDSWSNGENSYAPEGHSFEGAHSRQGQNYGEDSYGGSPISHYDSPASSYYGHSGNSDSNLGNDSDESKSYDQAIKEYFNKHQPSGDSGSSNSYNYH